The proteins below come from a single Paraburkholderia flagellata genomic window:
- a CDS encoding enoyl-CoA hydratase-related protein — protein MTTTTVDLEFDGAVAILRLNRPEVLNSMTSTLAKDARAAIAKVRNTPGARALVITGAGRAFCAGAELKQEFLAGGAAQSAGEQLDLTMREDFNPWIKDLDELPIPVVTAVNGVAAGAGVGLALAADITVAARSASFVLTFCPKLGLIPDVGTTWFLPRRIGLARATALSLLGHKLSAEKAAEWGLIWQCVDDVQLFESALQIARALARLPSGIAIELRQSLKRSQVNTLDAQLDYERQRQCVLIESAAFTEGVNAFREKRQPVFD, from the coding sequence ATGACAACGACAACTGTAGACCTCGAGTTCGACGGCGCCGTCGCAATACTCAGGCTGAATCGCCCGGAGGTGCTGAACAGCATGACCAGCACCCTCGCGAAGGACGCGAGGGCGGCCATTGCAAAAGTGCGAAATACGCCAGGTGCGAGAGCGCTGGTGATCACGGGTGCTGGACGGGCTTTCTGCGCAGGCGCGGAACTGAAGCAAGAATTTCTCGCGGGCGGCGCAGCGCAATCGGCAGGGGAGCAGTTGGACCTGACGATGCGGGAGGACTTTAACCCGTGGATCAAAGACCTCGACGAACTGCCCATCCCCGTTGTAACGGCGGTCAACGGTGTGGCGGCGGGCGCAGGTGTCGGGCTGGCGCTCGCTGCGGACATCACAGTGGCAGCGCGCTCCGCTTCGTTCGTGCTCACGTTCTGCCCAAAGCTCGGCCTGATACCCGATGTCGGCACAACGTGGTTTCTTCCGCGCCGCATCGGATTGGCGCGGGCGACGGCCCTTTCACTGCTCGGACACAAGCTCAGTGCCGAAAAGGCAGCGGAATGGGGTCTGATCTGGCAATGTGTCGACGACGTCCAGCTATTTGAGTCGGCGCTCCAGATTGCTCGTGCGCTTGCCCGCCTGCCTTCTGGCATCGCGATCGAACTGAGACAATCCCTGAAACGGTCTCAGGTGAATACGCTTGACGCCCAGCTTGACTATGAACGCCAGCGACAATGCGTGCTGATCGAGTCAGCCGCATTCACGGAAGGGGTTAATGCCTTCCGCGAAAAGCGTCAGCCGGTCTTCGACTGA
- a CDS encoding acyl-CoA synthetase translates to MHLTQSFHKAAIERPDAYATVFAERRVTFAQFIERISRLGGAFHALGVTHGDRIGMLALNSDRYIEYIFGTFWAGGVINPVNTRWSVNEIAYSLNDCGTEILLVDDAFLKLVGPLREQCPCLREVIYCGDGEPPAGTRGYEQLLRSSPAVRDAFRSGNDLAAILYTGGTTGAPKGVMLSHANLLCNALSALAAAPRPVVEATLHIAPLFHVGGLALVVQSALRQAKHVVLPNFDPGAILSTIVEESVNETFVVATMLQAILDHPTFGSYNLTSLTSVLYGAAPMNTTLLRRALDALPSSQFMQLYGMTEIAPVAAVLPASCHTPDGQKLGKLKAAGRPAPICEIRIVDPESGEERPTGSVGEVVVRGPSVMLGYWNKPEETAKALRDGWMHTGDAGYMDKDGYLFITDRIKDMIISGGENIYSTEVENAVLSHPAVQDCAVVGIPDPKWGESVHAVLVVRENHTVTAEEVIQHCRQLIAGYKCPRSIEFRVELPHSAAGKLLKYKLREALRNSQPREA, encoded by the coding sequence TTGCACCTGACGCAGTCCTTCCACAAGGCAGCCATTGAACGACCCGACGCTTATGCGACTGTGTTTGCAGAGCGTCGGGTCACGTTCGCCCAGTTCATTGAGCGGATCTCCCGCCTTGGTGGCGCATTCCATGCACTGGGCGTGACACATGGCGACCGGATCGGCATGCTCGCACTCAATTCGGACCGGTATATCGAATACATCTTCGGCACGTTCTGGGCTGGCGGCGTCATCAATCCTGTCAATACCCGGTGGAGCGTCAACGAGATCGCCTACTCGCTGAACGATTGCGGCACGGAGATTCTGCTTGTAGACGATGCATTCCTTAAGCTGGTGGGGCCACTTCGGGAGCAATGTCCCTGCCTTCGGGAAGTGATCTACTGTGGAGACGGGGAGCCTCCTGCCGGAACACGCGGTTACGAGCAACTGTTGAGATCGTCCCCTGCGGTGCGCGACGCGTTTCGCTCCGGCAATGACCTTGCCGCGATTCTGTACACAGGTGGCACAACGGGAGCCCCGAAGGGGGTCATGCTTTCGCATGCAAACCTGCTATGCAATGCACTCTCCGCCCTGGCGGCAGCGCCGCGCCCAGTGGTAGAGGCCACGCTGCATATCGCGCCGTTGTTTCATGTCGGTGGGCTGGCTCTTGTCGTTCAGTCAGCACTGCGCCAGGCGAAGCACGTCGTGCTGCCGAACTTCGATCCAGGTGCGATCCTCTCCACGATTGTCGAGGAGAGCGTCAACGAGACGTTTGTTGTCGCAACGATGCTGCAGGCGATTCTCGACCACCCGACTTTCGGTTCGTATAACCTCACCAGTCTCACTAGTGTCCTCTACGGCGCCGCACCAATGAACACCACGTTGCTGCGCCGCGCCCTCGATGCCCTTCCCTCCAGCCAGTTCATGCAGCTTTACGGCATGACGGAAATTGCACCGGTCGCGGCGGTACTCCCAGCATCCTGTCACACGCCTGATGGGCAAAAGCTGGGCAAGCTGAAGGCTGCTGGGCGCCCGGCGCCGATCTGTGAAATCCGGATCGTGGATCCAGAGTCTGGCGAAGAGCGCCCGACTGGAAGTGTCGGCGAAGTCGTCGTGCGTGGGCCTAGCGTGATGCTCGGCTACTGGAACAAACCGGAAGAGACCGCCAAAGCGCTGCGCGATGGCTGGATGCACACCGGCGACGCAGGCTATATGGATAAAGACGGCTACCTCTTTATCACCGATCGCATCAAGGACATGATCATCAGCGGCGGCGAAAACATCTACTCAACCGAAGTGGAGAATGCGGTTCTGTCCCACCCCGCGGTCCAGGACTGTGCGGTGGTTGGAATTCCCGACCCAAAATGGGGGGAGTCCGTGCACGCTGTGCTAGTCGTTCGGGAAAACCATACGGTCACCGCTGAAGAGGTAATCCAACATTGCCGTCAGCTGATTGCCGGCTACAAATGTCCGCGCAGCATCGAGTTTCGCGTCGAGCTTCCACACTCGGCTGCGGGGAAGCTGCTCAAATACAAGCTTCGGGAAGCATTGCGGAATTCTCAGCCTCGAGAGGCCTGA
- the fadB gene encoding fatty acid oxidation complex subunit alpha FadB, which produces MFQGENIKVLPLTGGFVELRFDRRDESINKLDRRTMAEFREATACIAAEPLVRGVLVTSAKDVFIVGADIKEFGELFAMPERELASYTLASNRAFCAFEDLGIPTVVAINGFALGGGLEMALSGALRVMASSAKVGLPEVNLGLIPGFGGTVRLSRVAGLKTAADWIAGGKPASASSALEAGVAHEVCEPALLREAALVLLRRAACGEVDWRAEQQRKRNAVSIQESALADALAAIEDRAIQADRRHLPAALMAVNLLRDALALKREAALQLESEVFARVAKTQAAGSLVQAFLNEQHLKKQYRSLGQKSRKLEQAAVLGAGAMGGGIAYTSALSGIPVLLKDIRKEALDAGIREAERLLARQVKAGRLKAESAQTTLAAISPQLDFAGFREVDLVVEAVVESVEVKKRVLSEIESELRDNTVIASNTSSLLIDDIATGLSRPENFVGMHFFNPVPAMALVEIVRGVHTSEEAIATVVNYAVAMGKSPVVVKDCPGFLVNRILTQYVRAFLLLLEEGADFLQIDRAMEAFGWPMGPASLQDVIGMDVSSHVVDVISAGYSSRMPQMPHNALRLMVSLGRHGQKCGLGFYAYERDAGGKLAKSVAPDTHALLSKLQRTGDRTFSDSEIVERMMLPLIVEAAVALEEGVVASAAELDTALLLGIGFPSSLGGPLNYADWLGMAEVVRQCDWYAGLGEAYIPTQAMRGMARDGARYYPRVSKAEIRSAMKASQPHRVKDSSITR; this is translated from the coding sequence TTGTTTCAGGGTGAAAATATCAAGGTCCTGCCACTGACAGGCGGCTTCGTCGAACTCCGGTTTGACCGCAGGGACGAATCAATCAACAAGCTGGATCGCCGCACGATGGCGGAGTTCCGCGAGGCCACCGCGTGCATTGCCGCGGAACCGTTGGTGCGTGGCGTGCTCGTTACCAGCGCAAAGGACGTGTTTATTGTCGGGGCCGATATCAAGGAATTTGGTGAATTGTTTGCCATGCCCGAACGCGAGCTCGCGTCGTACACGCTGGCTTCAAACCGGGCATTCTGCGCCTTCGAGGATCTCGGCATTCCCACGGTGGTAGCCATCAACGGCTTTGCGCTGGGCGGCGGTCTGGAGATGGCGCTTTCTGGCGCGCTACGCGTGATGGCTTCGTCCGCGAAAGTCGGATTACCGGAAGTCAACCTTGGTCTGATTCCCGGCTTCGGCGGTACGGTACGGCTTTCGCGTGTAGCCGGACTTAAGACGGCGGCGGACTGGATCGCAGGTGGCAAGCCCGCCTCTGCCAGTTCTGCCCTCGAAGCCGGTGTCGCCCATGAGGTGTGTGAACCTGCCTTGCTGCGTGAGGCGGCACTCGTGTTACTGCGTCGTGCGGCCTGCGGCGAGGTGGATTGGCGCGCGGAGCAGCAGCGAAAGCGCAACGCCGTCTCCATCCAGGAGAGCGCGCTGGCAGACGCACTCGCGGCCATCGAGGATCGAGCGATCCAGGCTGACAGGCGCCATCTCCCCGCCGCGCTCATGGCAGTCAATCTTCTTCGTGACGCGCTCGCGCTGAAGCGCGAAGCCGCGCTCCAGCTGGAATCCGAGGTCTTCGCGCGCGTCGCCAAAACCCAGGCTGCCGGGTCGCTGGTCCAGGCGTTTCTCAACGAGCAACATCTGAAAAAGCAATATCGGAGTCTTGGACAGAAGTCGAGGAAGCTGGAACAGGCAGCGGTGCTGGGCGCTGGCGCGATGGGAGGGGGAATCGCGTATACAAGTGCGTTATCCGGCATCCCGGTTCTACTGAAGGATATTCGCAAGGAAGCGCTGGATGCTGGAATACGCGAAGCAGAACGCCTCCTCGCGCGTCAAGTCAAGGCAGGGCGTCTGAAGGCGGAGAGTGCGCAGACTACGCTTGCGGCAATTTCTCCGCAATTGGACTTTGCAGGGTTCCGCGAGGTTGATCTCGTCGTGGAAGCCGTCGTCGAGAGCGTCGAAGTAAAGAAGCGTGTCTTGAGCGAGATCGAAAGCGAGCTTCGCGACAATACCGTGATTGCTTCGAATACGTCGAGTCTACTGATTGATGACATTGCAACAGGATTGTCCCGGCCCGAAAATTTCGTCGGCATGCATTTCTTCAATCCGGTGCCGGCAATGGCGCTGGTCGAAATTGTCCGCGGCGTGCATACGAGCGAAGAAGCGATTGCGACCGTTGTGAACTATGCTGTCGCCATGGGCAAATCACCGGTCGTCGTCAAAGACTGTCCTGGTTTCCTCGTCAACCGGATACTTACGCAGTATGTCCGGGCATTTTTGCTGCTGCTCGAAGAGGGAGCAGACTTCCTGCAAATCGATCGCGCCATGGAGGCGTTTGGCTGGCCGATGGGGCCCGCCAGCTTGCAGGATGTGATTGGTATGGATGTCAGTAGCCACGTTGTGGATGTGATCTCGGCAGGCTATTCCAGCCGGATGCCCCAGATGCCTCACAACGCGCTCAGGCTGATGGTGAGTCTCGGTCGTCATGGGCAGAAGTGTGGTCTTGGCTTTTACGCCTACGAGCGGGACGCGGGCGGCAAACTCGCGAAATCCGTCGCGCCAGACACCCATGCGCTGCTCTCCAAACTGCAGCGCACCGGCGACCGCACGTTCTCTGACAGCGAGATCGTTGAGCGCATGATGCTGCCGCTTATCGTCGAGGCGGCCGTGGCCCTCGAGGAAGGTGTCGTGGCCTCCGCCGCAGAACTGGATACGGCGCTGCTACTGGGAATTGGTTTCCCGTCGAGTCTCGGCGGCCCGCTGAATTACGCCGACTGGCTCGGCATGGCAGAAGTGGTAAGGCAATGCGACTGGTATGCGGGACTCGGCGAGGCATACATCCCGACCCAGGCGATGAGAGGGATGGCGCGCGACGGCGCGCGCTACTATCCCCGTGTCTCAAAGGCGGAAATTAGATCCGCGATGAAGGCGAGTCAGCCGCATCGCGTCAAAGACTCCAGCATTACTCGTTAA
- a CDS encoding acetyl-CoA C-acetyltransferase, with product MTDAFIVAAVRTAGGKRNGRLSGWHPGDLAGQVLNSLLDRVGADPALIDDVIMGCVGQAGEQAMNVARNAVLSSRLPESVPGTSVDRQCGSSQQALHFAAQAVMSGTMDVVIAAGVESMSRVPMGLPTTLPLKNNLGFYVSPGMQERFPDVEFNQFVGAEMVARKYELSKTQLDAYAFESHQRAIAATRAGRFNAEILPVDVRTLDGGPVAGQHTIDEGIRFDATLEGISGVKLIQDGGSVTAASASQICDGASGIMVVNERGLRLLGVQPLARIHHMSVVGHDPVIMLEAPIPATKLALKKAGMAIGDIDLYEVNEAFAPIPLAWLKAIDADPARLNVNGGAISLGHPLGASGTKLMTTLVHALQQQNKRYGLQTMCEGGGLANVTIVERL from the coding sequence ATGACAGATGCATTTATCGTCGCAGCGGTGCGAACGGCAGGTGGCAAAAGGAACGGACGCTTGTCGGGTTGGCATCCAGGTGACCTTGCCGGTCAGGTTCTGAATTCGCTGCTTGACCGGGTTGGGGCCGATCCCGCGCTGATCGATGATGTGATCATGGGCTGTGTGGGGCAGGCAGGCGAGCAGGCCATGAACGTCGCGCGAAACGCCGTGCTCTCGTCGAGGCTGCCCGAGTCGGTCCCAGGTACCTCAGTGGATCGCCAGTGCGGTTCGTCGCAGCAAGCACTGCATTTTGCGGCACAAGCCGTGATGTCCGGTACGATGGATGTCGTCATTGCTGCCGGCGTGGAGAGCATGTCGCGTGTGCCGATGGGGTTGCCGACAACGCTTCCGCTCAAAAACAACCTGGGGTTTTATGTTAGTCCGGGCATGCAGGAGCGTTTTCCCGATGTTGAATTCAATCAGTTCGTCGGGGCCGAGATGGTGGCCAGGAAATACGAGCTGTCCAAGACTCAACTTGATGCCTATGCATTCGAGAGCCATCAACGCGCCATTGCGGCAACCAGAGCCGGTCGGTTCAACGCTGAAATCCTGCCTGTCGACGTTCGCACGCTTGATGGTGGGCCCGTTGCAGGGCAGCACACGATCGACGAAGGCATTCGCTTCGACGCGACCCTTGAGGGTATCAGTGGTGTGAAGCTTATCCAGGACGGTGGGTCCGTCACTGCGGCGTCGGCAAGCCAGATCTGTGATGGCGCCAGCGGGATCATGGTTGTCAACGAGCGCGGACTCAGGCTGCTGGGCGTTCAGCCGTTGGCGAGGATCCATCACATGTCGGTCGTCGGTCACGATCCGGTCATCATGCTCGAGGCGCCCATTCCGGCGACGAAGCTGGCGCTAAAGAAGGCAGGTATGGCGATCGGTGACATCGATCTCTACGAGGTCAATGAAGCGTTCGCGCCCATTCCGCTCGCATGGCTAAAAGCGATCGATGCTGATCCGGCGCGTCTGAACGTCAACGGGGGCGCGATTTCGTTGGGCCACCCGCTGGGAGCGTCCGGTACAAAGCTCATGACAACGCTGGTTCATGCTTTGCAGCAGCAGAACAAGCGCTATGGATTGCAGACAATGTGCGAAGGCGGGGGCCTCGCGAATGTGACGATCGTCGAACGCCTGTGA
- a CDS encoding cyclase family protein: MRWKQRPQGSNWGDFGPDDELGRVNLIGPEQVRKGAREIQAGLSFCLSLPLDYPGGNALSPNRHPPALRPTFGEGIHFVNFPVAKMDATATDVVSDDQVLLSLQYSTQWDSLAHVGAQFDADGDGKAERVYYNGYRANEHIVGPVDYAEDDNYAEHDCGHSHSEARALGIENLAVKGMQGRGVLVDLAHVFGLDFRTVGYDDLMRAMEAGGAEVESGDMLLLRTGFAEMVLSMNREPDAELLHHSCCALDGRDDRLLNWITDAGIAALIADNYAVERFPARPAPDDGQRHPILPLHHHCLFKLGLPLGELWYLRELADWLRANGRSRFMLTAPPLRLPGAVGSPTTPVATV, encoded by the coding sequence ATGCGCTGGAAACAAAGACCGCAGGGTTCCAACTGGGGTGATTTCGGGCCCGACGACGAACTTGGGCGGGTCAACCTGATCGGCCCGGAACAAGTGCGTAAGGGCGCGCGAGAAATCCAGGCCGGCTTGAGTTTCTGCCTGTCGCTGCCGCTCGACTACCCGGGCGGCAACGCGCTTAGTCCGAACCGCCACCCTCCGGCGCTGCGCCCCACGTTTGGCGAAGGTATTCATTTCGTGAATTTTCCGGTCGCGAAGATGGATGCGACCGCGACCGACGTGGTGAGCGACGATCAGGTTCTGCTGTCACTGCAATACTCGACGCAATGGGACTCGCTCGCGCACGTGGGGGCGCAGTTCGACGCCGATGGCGATGGCAAGGCCGAGCGCGTGTACTACAACGGCTACCGGGCCAACGAGCATATCGTAGGCCCGGTCGACTATGCCGAGGACGACAATTACGCGGAACATGACTGCGGCCATAGCCATAGCGAGGCACGGGCACTGGGCATCGAGAATCTCGCCGTCAAGGGCATGCAGGGACGTGGCGTACTGGTGGATCTGGCGCATGTATTCGGACTCGACTTCCGCACTGTCGGCTACGACGACCTGATGCGCGCGATGGAAGCGGGCGGTGCCGAGGTCGAAAGCGGTGACATGCTGCTGCTGCGCACCGGCTTTGCGGAGATGGTGCTGTCGATGAACCGTGAGCCGGACGCGGAACTGCTTCACCATAGCTGCTGTGCACTGGACGGCCGCGACGACCGCCTGCTGAACTGGATCACCGACGCAGGTATTGCTGCGCTGATCGCCGATAACTACGCGGTGGAGCGCTTTCCGGCGCGACCCGCGCCGGACGACGGTCAACGACATCCCATCTTGCCGCTACACCACCATTGCCTTTTCAAGCTTGGTCTGCCGCTGGGCGAGCTGTGGTACCTGCGCGAACTGGCCGACTGGCTGCGTGCCAATGGCCGCTCGCGCTTCATGTTGACGGCACCGCCATTGCGGCTGCCGGGCGCGGTTGGGTCCCCCACCACGCCTGTCGCGACGGTTTGA
- a CDS encoding DUF4148 domain-containing protein, with product MKSAIRITSGIIVGAFCVGSAFAQTASNPYDSSATQTRTQVYSDLVAWRAAGFNPLETVDYPRNAIRAGRIVTAQRGNAAGVGKEQ from the coding sequence ATGAAATCAGCCATTCGTATTACGTCAGGCATAATCGTTGGCGCTTTCTGTGTGGGGTCGGCATTCGCGCAGACTGCGTCGAACCCTTACGACTCATCGGCTACGCAGACCCGCACGCAAGTCTACTCAGACCTCGTGGCGTGGCGCGCCGCGGGCTTCAATCCATTAGAGACGGTCGACTATCCACGTAACGCGATCCGCGCCGGCCGTATCGTCACCGCTCAGCGTGGGAACGCAGCGGGAGTCGGTAAGGAACAGTAG
- a CDS encoding CaiB/BaiF CoA transferase family protein, with amino-acid sequence MLSGIKIVEICGIGPGPFCAMHLADLGADVIAVERAERAPIGAPNAGPSVINRGKRSVIADLKSDEGQQLVRQLVEGADALIEGMRPGVMERLGLGPVELQRINPRLVYGRVTGWGQSGPLAQAAGHDNNYISLSGSLYHNGGSGEPPSTAFTVLGDIGGGALYLAVGLLAGILKARETGKGTVVDASIVDGSAHMLQLLLATKKAGLVAGDRGENVHDSSPFYGTYRCADGKYITLGSLEPQFYALLLEKLCLKDDPRFAEQWNRKAWPEARRFLADQFASKTREVWSNLLEGTDVCFGPVLSPAEAARHPHNVARGVYFERNGELQVSPAPRFGGKTVEPGAPPQPGQHTDEVLSALESRSEVWRTS; translated from the coding sequence ATGCTATCCGGTATCAAAATCGTCGAGATCTGCGGCATCGGTCCGGGGCCGTTCTGCGCAATGCACCTTGCCGATCTCGGTGCTGATGTTATCGCCGTCGAACGCGCCGAACGGGCGCCCATTGGCGCGCCCAACGCCGGCCCCAGCGTCATCAATCGAGGCAAACGCTCCGTGATTGCAGACCTCAAGAGCGACGAAGGCCAGCAGCTCGTGCGGCAACTCGTGGAAGGCGCCGACGCCTTGATTGAAGGAATGCGACCCGGGGTCATGGAGCGTCTCGGGCTCGGTCCGGTTGAATTGCAACGAATCAATCCGCGACTCGTGTACGGGCGCGTAACAGGCTGGGGCCAGTCCGGCCCGCTTGCTCAGGCGGCTGGCCACGACAATAACTACATTTCACTTTCCGGCTCGCTTTACCACAACGGCGGGTCAGGCGAGCCGCCATCCACGGCATTCACAGTGCTTGGTGACATCGGCGGCGGAGCACTTTATCTGGCTGTCGGTCTGCTGGCCGGCATCCTCAAGGCCCGCGAAACCGGCAAAGGTACAGTGGTCGACGCCTCGATCGTCGACGGATCCGCCCACATGTTGCAGTTGCTGCTCGCTACGAAAAAAGCAGGCCTCGTGGCCGGCGATCGCGGCGAGAATGTGCACGACAGTTCCCCCTTTTACGGCACCTACCGCTGTGCGGACGGCAAGTACATCACGCTTGGCTCGCTCGAACCGCAATTCTACGCACTCCTGCTCGAAAAGCTGTGCCTGAAGGACGATCCGCGCTTTGCGGAACAGTGGAACCGCAAGGCATGGCCCGAAGCGCGGCGCTTTCTGGCAGACCAGTTCGCTTCGAAGACCCGTGAGGTATGGAGCAACCTGCTCGAAGGTACCGATGTCTGTTTCGGCCCGGTCCTGAGCCCGGCCGAAGCGGCGCGACATCCGCACAACGTGGCACGTGGCGTATATTTCGAACGCAATGGGGAGCTTCAAGTCAGCCCCGCCCCTCGCTTCGGCGGCAAGACAGTGGAACCGGGCGCTCCTCCTCAGCCAGGGCAACATACCGATGAAGTCCTGTCGGCTTTAGAAAGCCGCAGTGAGGTTTGGAGGACCTCCTGA
- a CDS encoding tannase/feruloyl esterase family alpha/beta hydrolase, producing MRLFRLGDVSRWLAAFAGVVALMVMSAWPLGANAATGLANLPAVLPAMPCASVASLDLSGVTDGTVTITSATVLPAGTVVGFSTLPSTVCDVKGTIGPGASMFELQLPTQGWTQRYLQTGCGGLCGNLSINAPMASTCVPVTNGQIAMSATDMGHEGANDGSWALSPQAKIDFAYRAEHATAQVSKAIINKFYARPARYSYFDGCSDGGREALMEAQRYPDDFDGIAAGAPANDLIVQNTFHHGWAAAVNIDPATGNYILLADKLPLIHAAVLSACGTQHGVTDGWVDNPEECHFDPAVLLCKKGQAAATCLSPAEANVVRLIHDGATDANGVHLEQPISREWGSELNWTIFIPTTAAGPSGALNFVLPFLQYLDYFNGTNTNATLGNLKFTIENFMKTIPTSSYLAATDPDLRPFESRGGKLILWHGLADQHITPLGTIQYYYRMQDVMGANQVDQFARLYLFPGVAHCGQGDGPNTFDIVSEVMAWAETGSKPGKIIASVVDSTGQITVTRPVFPFPAVARYTGSGSTSDAANFVAYTPTGNSRSNVNWFGNWLYSPGYESGCHAQATGLDCKGGNDWSSYRMFP from the coding sequence ATGAGACTCTTTCGGCTGGGCGACGTGAGCCGATGGTTGGCCGCGTTTGCCGGCGTTGTCGCCTTGATGGTGATGAGCGCGTGGCCCCTGGGCGCAAACGCGGCAACCGGGCTCGCCAATCTTCCTGCGGTCTTGCCTGCGATGCCTTGCGCTTCGGTGGCAAGCCTCGACCTGAGCGGGGTGACCGATGGCACAGTTACCATTACCTCCGCGACGGTGCTACCGGCCGGGACAGTTGTTGGATTCAGCACCCTTCCTTCGACTGTGTGTGACGTGAAAGGCACGATCGGACCCGGAGCCTCGATGTTCGAGCTGCAGTTGCCGACTCAGGGCTGGACACAACGATATCTGCAAACGGGGTGCGGCGGACTGTGTGGCAACCTGTCCATCAATGCCCCGATGGCCTCGACCTGTGTGCCTGTCACCAACGGACAAATCGCTATGTCCGCGACTGACATGGGCCACGAAGGGGCTAACGACGGCTCATGGGCACTCTCTCCCCAGGCCAAGATCGATTTTGCCTATCGCGCGGAGCACGCTACGGCGCAGGTGTCCAAAGCGATCATCAACAAATTCTATGCAAGGCCCGCACGCTACTCGTATTTCGACGGGTGTTCGGATGGCGGCCGTGAGGCGCTGATGGAAGCGCAGCGCTATCCGGATGACTTCGATGGTATCGCCGCAGGCGCGCCCGCAAATGACCTCATCGTGCAGAACACGTTCCATCACGGCTGGGCCGCTGCGGTGAACATTGATCCGGCAACTGGGAATTACATCTTGCTGGCCGACAAGCTCCCGTTGATCCATGCCGCCGTCTTGAGCGCGTGCGGCACACAACACGGTGTCACCGACGGGTGGGTAGACAATCCGGAAGAATGCCATTTCGATCCGGCAGTCCTGCTCTGCAAGAAAGGGCAAGCGGCAGCGACCTGCCTGTCACCAGCAGAGGCGAACGTCGTTCGCCTGATCCACGATGGAGCCACCGATGCCAACGGCGTTCATCTCGAGCAACCGATTTCGCGTGAATGGGGCTCGGAACTGAACTGGACGATCTTCATCCCGACTACGGCCGCGGGGCCGAGCGGCGCCCTCAACTTCGTTCTGCCGTTCCTGCAATATCTCGACTATTTCAACGGCACGAACACGAACGCCACGCTCGGCAACCTGAAGTTCACGATTGAGAACTTCATGAAAACCATCCCGACCTCAAGCTATCTTGCGGCAACGGATCCAGACCTGCGTCCGTTCGAAAGTCGCGGAGGGAAGCTAATCTTGTGGCACGGCCTGGCGGATCAACACATTACGCCACTCGGGACGATCCAGTATTACTACCGGATGCAAGACGTCATGGGCGCCAATCAGGTTGACCAGTTTGCGCGGCTTTATCTGTTCCCGGGCGTCGCACATTGCGGCCAGGGAGATGGGCCGAACACCTTCGACATCGTGAGCGAAGTGATGGCGTGGGCTGAGACAGGCTCGAAGCCGGGCAAGATCATCGCATCGGTTGTGGATTCGACCGGTCAAATCACGGTTACCCGCCCCGTGTTCCCGTTCCCGGCAGTGGCACGCTACACCGGATCGGGCAGCACGAGCGACGCGGCGAATTTCGTGGCATACACGCCGACGGGTAACTCGCGCAGCAATGTGAACTGGTTCGGAAACTGGCTTTATTCGCCGGGCTACGAAAGCGGGTGCCATGCCCAGGCTACTGGACTTGACTGCAAAGGTGGTAACGACTGGAGCAGCTATCGTATGTTCCCGTAG
- a CDS encoding DDE-type integrase/transposase/recombinase, producing MTGSQGNLTPLQRRDLRTRSAIKCRWTSTKRSYVSANLLERVPNPTPIKIRQNKYLNNVVEQDHRAIKRIIKPMMEFKNFRCARIILSGIEIVHMIRKGQMCDDGIASTAAEQFYSLAI from the coding sequence GTGACGGGGTCACAGGGAAATTTGACGCCGTTGCAACGACGTGATTTACGGACAAGATCAGCAATCAAGTGTCGCTGGACATCCACTAAGCGCTCGTACGTTTCTGCCAACCTTCTTGAACGTGTGCCGAACCCAACGCCGATCAAGATCCGGCAGAACAAATACCTGAATAATGTCGTCGAGCAGGACCACCGTGCCATCAAGCGCATCATCAAACCGATGATGGAGTTCAAGAATTTCCGCTGTGCGCGCATCATCCTGTCCGGCATCGAGATTGTCCACATGATCCGCAAGGGACAAATGTGTGACGATGGCATTGCATCGACTGCTGCCGAGCAGTTCTACTCCCTCGCAATATAA
- a CDS encoding helix-turn-helix domain-containing protein → MATIDEEKFARRLGRALALARTEAGLTQEQVAAALGVFSETISRFERGTNWPTLPRLIALANLYAVPLTKLIGPSSPRALDAANTLNEHLTKLGEEDLVWVTDVVAELCERLAKPAGRRRH, encoded by the coding sequence GTGGCGACAATCGATGAAGAGAAATTTGCCCGGAGACTGGGCCGCGCGTTGGCCTTGGCCAGAACAGAAGCTGGTCTTACGCAGGAGCAGGTTGCCGCAGCGTTGGGCGTATTTTCAGAAACCATCAGTCGATTTGAGCGAGGCACCAACTGGCCAACACTGCCTCGTCTAATTGCCCTCGCAAATCTCTACGCAGTTCCGCTCACGAAACTGATAGGACCGAGTTCCCCACGGGCTCTCGATGCCGCAAACACCTTGAATGAACATTTGACAAAGCTCGGCGAAGAGGACCTCGTTTGGGTAACTGACGTCGTGGCAGAACTCTGCGAACGACTGGCCAAACCAGCCGGGCGGCGGAGACACTAA